The DNA region TAGATTGGGGGAAAGGCTCATGAATTTCAAGTTTGGGCTTTGATTGTTTTCTGTTTCAGAGATGTTCTTGGAAGTTGTAGTTACTGTATGGCTCCCGTGGGGCCCTGGCTTCCAGAACACACACAGGTCAGTGCACCTGCTCTCAGAATAACCGGGCGCCCCTGGAAGGGGGCCCCTGGCTGTGACCAGAATAGCTGTGTTCTCCCCAACTCCCACTAATGCTCCAGCgcctgctgtggggcagggacaggccaTGATATAAACTGCCCCCAATTCTGCAGTCAGGGTTCTGTGCCATTCCTACAGTGCCACTGCTTGAGAGAGCCTGGGACTGGGGTAGCTTTGGGTGGGGAAAGCTGGGGCTGTGTAGCAGCTATGGAGAGATCCGAGTGTTTGTCGACAGGCTCTTCTCCCCTGGGGCTTGGGACTGGTTTTGCCCTCCAGCCAAAGCTGCCAGACAATTAAAGGGCAGATTTTGCTGCATCcttctgctggtgctgctggggaagaggagagtCTGAGCCTGAGACGGCAGCTCCTGGGTCTCTGCCTTGGCATCGCGGAAGCAATTACAGCTCCTGACCTAAAGGATAATTTTTACTGGCTAGCCAGGCCATTGGGGGAGAGCGTCCTGAGCTGAGTAAAGCTGGGAGAAGGAAGCATGAACTGTTCACCAGTCAGTGCTCTGGGGATGCTGTCTACAGCCAGTGCCAAGGACACAGGGTTGGGAAGCTGCCACATCTGTGCTGAAGCCTGGGACACACGGAGGGCAGCAGCACTACTACCGTGTCTCCCCCAAGATGTCGGAGGAACGTGGCGGGGTGGGGGATGGACAGCCACTTGTCAGCCCCCCCAGGGCAGAGGATCGGGATGGGGCTCTTGTTCAGAGCAGTGTTTGGAAAGCCTGTCTGTGGTGTGGGATGGCTCCTCCTGGCTGGGGAGATTAGTATGGAAATTGCGAGCACATTATTGCTGCTGGAGGGAAGCGCTTTGTGCACTTGTCAGCCCCAGGAGAGCAGAGATTGGGAGAGTCAATAAAGTGTCACCACTGCCCTACGGGAGCTGCTGAGTCGTTTGTGGCGCGTGTGAAATTATGGAAATGCGCCCGCAGCACCGTGTTTAGTGCTGCTTCCGAGacgggctgggggaggagggggtggtggAGCCCTGGACTGCACCAGCAGCTTCAGTGACTCTCCCGTGGAGGAGCTGCCACTAACACTGCCAGGCTTTGAGCTGCTCTTCCAGCCTCATCCTGGAGCTTTGCTCATCCACGGCCTCAGGCGTTGCGTGAGCCCCATCCGGGGGTGacccctgctgggctggggtgggtggaTGTGTTGGCTTCTGAAGCTGCCACAGCTTGGCCCTGAGattttccatttccctggtccCAGGCCCCTCTTCTGGCCAGTCAGCTCCAGGCTTGTGGGGGCCCCTAAGTTCTCAGCTGGACAGTCCTGCAATGCCTCCCTGCTTCAGGATCTCTAAGGGCAACCGGCATCTTCCAGTTTGGGGGTGTATGCAGGGATGGGCAGCAGAAGGGGCTCTGCTGAGGGACCCCAGCATCCGCTGGGTGTTTGCTTTTGGTTAAAGCTGCGGAGGCCTGGAGTTGGTGCAGGGCCTAGGGTGGTCCAGGGCACGGGGCAAGCGTGCTctttggggtgtgtgtgcgtgctgtTTTGCTTTGGAAGGAGCTACCTGTTACCGCCGAGAGACCTGGACCATTGGCTGGGGGTTAGAAAAGGATTTGACTTGGTTTCTTTCCTGGGGGGTTCAggggcccagccctgggtcagTGAAACTGCCTCAAACACCTGTACTGGGGTAGGGCACAGCTTGGGCACTGGAGCTCTCCTGAGCTTGTGATGTCATTTCAAGGCCTTGAGAgatgcctggggagggggagaatgtgGGGCTGAAAGGAGGGCTGGGCAGTCTGGTTGGGTGAAGGAGAGGCACTGGTCAGGCTCTGTGGCGGGGGAGCTGACTAGGGAGGAGTGGACAGACTCTGGCAGGATGTGGTGTAGATGAGAGAGGCTATAAGgatttctcccctgctctccccagttTCTTTGAGAACATGGAGCGGCTCGTCCACCCCGAGTTCCAGCCCACGCCAAACGACGTGCTGCGTGTCCGACTGCGCACAAGTGGCATCGTTGAGACCCACTTCAGGATCAAGGACCTGGTGTTCCGGTGAGATGTGTGGCCAGCGGATGAGACGCGCTGGGTAGGGAGTGGCCGGATGAGTTGTGAGGAGACTaggggccaggcctggcctgacaGCACCCAGAGCCTTGGGGAGGTGGGGCCGGAGGAAATCAGCCTGCTAAGCAGACACTTTCCCCATAGTGACTTGACTGCGCTGATTGGGAGCCTGGCCCTGACCAGCAAAGCCCCATCGATTTCCCATTAATCCCCCCGTGTGGGCTTATCTGGCATGTGGCTCTCCCTTGCCCTCCCTGAGCAGCGCTGTCCTCCCACACAGAAGGCTTCTGAGTTCTGCTTGATTTGATAAAGACCTAAAATGTCTCTAGTAGCTGAGTTGGCGGCGGGAGGGGAATACCTGACGAAGTCGAGGTGTTTGGCACTGGGATCTGGGGGCTGGCAATGGTATCCAGGCCCAATTCCATATGGTCAGGTTTCTGCCTGTCTCTCCACCCCACACAGCACTAACTGCCCCCTCACTGGCTGCCTCAGCAGAAGCAGCAagaggggcgggggcgggggggcaggccaATGTTCTCAAATGCAGCCCGAGGCATCTGCTCTCCAGGGGCAGGCTGCAGAACGCTGGGGCTGGTGGGTTGCTGTGGGGGACCCCTCAGGCTGGGGGCCATTCCCTCTATTCTCAGGTGGCATAGCTGAGTGCCAGATGCGTTCGACTCCTCTGACTGTTGGGGCTCCTGCAGACggacaggctctgggaggcacaGGGGTGGTTGTGGTTGTTGTAATAAGCTGTTTGGATTCGCTGGTTTGAGTCTGACCATCGAGAGACCCTGCCTGAGGGCACAGTCcctatttctgcgctgctgcctggggTGAGCCGCGGTGGCTCAGGCGCCAACCCAACAACTGGAGGGGGAAGATGCTGCTGCATCTGACATGGCCTGGGCCACACATGGGAGGGTCTGAGCCACGGTGCCTCCCCTATCGGGCTGGGAGTTTCTTCTTGTTTTCAGTAGCTGCTATAACTTTTGGTGTGAGCCCGACTCTCcgctccccacccctttcccacagccCTGGGCATGGCTGCTGCCAGGCCCTTGGGAAATGCGGCAGATGCCAGTTTTAAGCTCTCCCTGCTCTCTCATCCCGGCTGTCCCCAGCTGGCAGGTGCCAGGCCAAGGTGCTGGCATCCCTGTTGGTGCTGGTCTCTGGAACAGAGGAGAGCTGGGCAGAGCCTGTCCCTGTGCCGCCAGTGACTCTGAGCACAATTGCTCGCCGGGGAATGGCGCCAGGTTTATGAGCTGCAGACCGGGCTGTAATTTGCCAGTTGCATTCTGGCAGTAATTTTCCACTGGCTCATTTGAGCATCAACTGCCACCTGGAGGGAACTGATCACTCGTGTTTGTCACTCATCCACTGGGGCACCAGGGCTGCAGAGCCGGTTctatgtaaatgggggggggggcggggaggtgcagggagcctgccatctGGCAGCCTCTGCTTTCCACATAAAGTCTCCTGAGCAGCGAGCaggtggggtgggactgggggctgAGGGCTGCTGTTGAGGGCCCGGGCTGGGGCTCCAGTGGGGAATGATGGTTCGTTTGGGGCTGTTACTGGGCGTAGGCAGTAGGTCTGATGGGTTTGAGAACGTCCCCAATGGCACATCGCTCACTAGGTGCTTGCAGTGGATCCAGTAAAGCAGGGTTCTCAACCTCTTTCTTTGAGGCccacccaacatgctataaaatctccacagcccacttgtgccacaatcactggttttctgcatataaaagccagggctggcatttggggatagcaagcagggcatttgccagggggccctgcaaagctacattgctcaggctttgggtTCAGCCCTGGGTAGTGGGGTTCAGGGTcccgggcttcagccctatgtggtggggctttggctttctgccctgggccccagtgagtctgatgctggccctgcttggtggaccccctgaaacctgctcgcggcccccTAGGGGAccccggactcctggttgagGACCATTGCACTAAAGATCATTGAGGAAGCATTTGTGGTGAGCAGAGGGgcccaggagccaggactcctgggttccactccTGGCAGTGTGACCTGGCAGCAGCCCCTTCCCACATGCCTCCTTTCTGTAGGGATAGTGATGCTGAGCAGCCTGGTGGCGCTGGGAGGGTTAACCGTTCACTGTCTGACCTACTGCTCAGTCCCCTTCCTGGGGAAGCCGTTTGTCCCTTGCTGGGCAGACCCTCTACGGTACTCTGCCCTGTCTTGCAGGCTCTACGATGTGGGTGGGCAGCGCTCTGAGCGCCGGAAGTGGCTCGGCTGCTTTGAGGACATGCGAGCCGTGCTGTTTGTGGCGTCTCTCAGTGCATACGATGAGGCTCTCCCAGAGGAGCCAGCGCTGGTAAGGCCAGGCTcggaggggggggagggctctcTCGTGTTCAAGGCGCCAGTGTTCTGCCTGCTGTGCAATTGGGGGCTCACTCTGTGCCTGAGCTGATCCTCTCCCAGGGCATGAACACTCATTCCTGCTGCATGACAGCAGCCTGCCAATCCCACCTGTGTTCTCCCCGCGGCCTCCCCTGGGTCTGCCCATGCCCAGAACCCCCCTTTCTCCCCTGCACCCTCTCATAAAGCCAGTGATCCAGCTGCAGCCCCGGGCTGCTGGCTTCTTGTGCCCTGGCCCACAGCCCTTTGTTACCCATCTGTAGATCTCTTCTCACTCCCCTGGCCTGCGCAGTTTGCCCCCTTCCATCTTCCTAGGGCATAGTTCTGGGCCCTTCCTAATGAGAGAATGCAGCCAGCATGCCCCCTTGCTTCTGAGTGCTGAGCAGAGCACAAACAGGGGGCGCTGAGGTCAGGATCTGGGTTGGGGGAAGAAAGCGGAGGGGTGCTCCCCGCCCCAGGGAGCTGGCTGGCCACAGCCACTTCTGCTGATCCACTGCAGTTCCATGGTGTTCAAGATTGTTTTCCTTCTTCCTCAGAATCGGCTTCTGGAAAGCATGAAGCTTTTCTCCTCTGTCTGCAACAACGTGTTCTTCCAAAGCACTTCCCTGGTGAGTCCCAGCAAGAGGCACCATAAGGGAGCAGCGCAGAAGCACTGGCTGCATAGATTCcggtcccagcctctcccagcaggaggagcTGTAAGGAACGGGGCAGTGGGCTCAGAGCTCTCCCCACCCTGCACTGTCCTGGCATCAGGTGGCGAATGGGCAAGCTGCAGTATGCAGGAGGGGTGGGATGGTCCCACTAGCCCATTGCTCCCCTCACCTGAGCACAGCAGACTCTTGTTCTGGGGATCCTGGCACTGTGATGAGACACTGGGGCCATTTCTGGCAGCCTGGACTCCAGCTCCTTCTCTGAGTGGGGCTGCCACTTGTAATtaagaagcagctgctgctgtctctgtgGAGGGGGGGCTGGTTCTGCTTGACAGTGTTGGTTAGTGTCGGGCCCTGTAACTTATCTCACTCGCTAATTGATTCATTTATTTCTGCTAATGAAATGATTAAACAGTGGCATCTGCCTTATGAGCACTGAGTTCCTGCAGCTCAAGCCAGAGGTGGTCAATCAATCCAGTTCCTGACAGGATAACTGGGTCAGAACTGGGACCTCCGGACACCTCTATTCCCCATAAGAGCCCTCTGCCTGCCTCAGGTGGATTTGGCCTAGGCAGGAGCCTAGACTAGTGATTAAAGCAGGAGACTGGgaatctctgccactgaccataTGACCTTGGTGAGTCGCTTCCCTCTCCCTGTGCCCCATTTATACAATGGGGTGAACTCTCCCCTACCTCCCAGTGGACTGTGAGGATTAAGGGCCCATTGTCAGGGccctcaggagtcctgggttctgctcctggttctgccactagcttgctgggtgaccctgtgcacagagatgggaggggACCCAGTGCCCGTCTTGTCTCTTCAGACTGggagccctttggggcagggaccctctCTCACGGTCTGTCCAGCACTCTCAGCATGAGGGGATCTGATCTTgtcttctaggtgctactgtcagACCAACTTTACTAAGACACCTTGCGCCCAGCCCAAGTTTGGTGCTGGACCCCAGGCGATGGGAGAGGTGGTTTCATGGTGCCCGTGGGGCTGTACTGTATTGGCACCAGCCTCAGCATTTGCCCTACCTTGCGCCCAGCTGCCTTCTGGCaatagctggagcacagctgtcatggagtccccgggcgatgctctggaactgctccccacaaagccagtcaggactttggggagcctcctctccctcggagcagactgtcttcagggcaagaagctcacacggcttcacctcctgggtctctcctggaagcattcagcatatgcccctccgtgcgcttcccacagcgagtccgcccaggcggggtcctggggaagcaaAGGATTCTGCACCCCctacttcgcagtcagacgtgactctcagccagccagtaaaacagaggtttattagatgacaggaacatggtctaaaacagagcttgtaggtacagcggcgaacgggacccctcagccgggtccattatggggttcagagagccagacacccacgtctgccctcacacctagtccccaggtagctccaactctgaaacCCCCACCAGTCCCTCCTTCtctcggctttgtctctttcctggaccaggaggtcacctgatctctttgttcacctttagctatttccttgtgggggaggggggggaaggggccctggccatttgttgccagggagacagaatgtcagtgatttatgcacactggcctttcctcaccacctagagacttaagaaatgcataggggaaactgaggcacccacacagtattcagaggaaacattaagaacagtcccacttcgtcacaacagCAACATATGAgggagcaaaaagaagaacaggagtacttgtggcaccttagagactaacaaatttattagagcataagctttcgtggactacagcccacttcttcggatgcatatgtgggctgtagtccacgaaagcttatgctctaataaatttgttagtctctaaggtgccacaagtactcctgttcttctttttgcggatacagactaacacggctgctactctgaaatatgagGGAGCAGCACTTAGCCAGCCAAGGAATCCCCCTGCACTGGGCAAACTTCCAGAGTCTGGCTCTGGCAGAGTAAAGGAACCATGCAACTACCATGAACCAAGCCCTAAATCTGTGCTGTTTGCCACTGGCCTGCAGTGCTGGGCGGGAAGAtggtgtgggagggagagatgttAAATCTCCTCCCCACaacgtaaaaagaacaggagtacttgtggcaccttagagactaacaaatttattagagcataagctttcgtggactacagcccacttctttggtatgcatccgaagaagtgggctgtagcccacgaaagcttatgctctaataaatttgttagtctctaaggtgccacaagtactcctgttctttttacggatacagactaacacggctgctactctgatcccCACAACGTGAGGATTCTCAGCGGAGACTAGGCAAAGCTGCCCCTGTAACCGTCCCAGCATCGTCTTGCAGATTAGgcattgggggtgggtggggtctaTGCTGCAGTGACGTGGtcgggaggggaggaggtgacTTGGGAACAGCAGTGTAGGGCCAGGGCAGGTTCTGATCATCCTGCTTTTTTCACAGATCTTGTTTCTGAATAAAATCGACCTTCTCCAAGAGAAAATCCTGCGCCTGGGCAGGCACCTGCGTCTCTTCTTTCCTCAGTACACAGGTAGGCTCCCTCCACCCCGCTCTGTCCCTGGGCGCTCACCAAGGATGCTTTGCAGCTGAGGTGGCAGGGCGTGGTGCTGCTCCTTCTCCTGGGCTTGCAGCACAGACTGCCAGATGAGCAGGGGTCCCTTCTGTGACCCGGTGGGTGTTGTGAGCAGTAGAGAGCCAGGTGCAGGATGGGAAATGGTTGAGACGACTTCCCTGCCTCTCTCGATTTGTCTTTATCAAAGAAATGTCTGCAAGTGGATTTTGCCTCTAAGTTCCTGCTCCTCTGCTTGAGCCGAGATTAGCAAGCCAGAGCCTCAGCGTAGGGAAGATCCTCTCCAGGGCTGAATTTTGCAGATCTTGGCATGGCAGGAGCGGTCAGTGTTCGGTAGTTTGGTTTGTTGCAGCCTCCCTGTTCTGGGGTCTGACAGGGCAGCATGCACACTCTTGACACACTAATTGGGGGGCTGGGGTCCCATGTGTTCATGTAGCAAAGCAGTTACAGGGCAGGGGACAGTTTACCTGGCGCTGCTGAGCTCTGGGGCCTATGAATCCTTAGCTTTACTATAACACCCTCATCCCCTCTGCTGGAGCAAAcccgtggggaatggtttccttAGGGCCAAGTCCTACAGTGCACTGCGCAGCCGTAGCCCCTGGGAACCTCACCTTGCAGGGCGTGGCCTTGCTCAGCTCAGGGAGGGGAAACCACAAGATGGCGAGGAGCTGAGGGTTTTGTGTCCTGTGGAGCATCACAGCCCACACCTGGGCCTTGAGAACATCTGCACTGAGGGCCCCTTTGGCTTTTCTCAAGGTCTGTAGTTGGTGCCATGTGGTCCCAAGGGACAGAACCATTACTAGGGGTGCTTCTTGCTGGGACCGAAATCCAGGTGTTGCAACCCAGTTTAGTCCTGTCTTCTGGACAGTCACTAATCTGTTGTACTTGGACCCAATCCACCTGGCTTTAAGCCCGAAGCTCTGGGTCTCTAGAGCACACTCCTGGTGAGCTTTTCTTTAAGTCATGGGGCTCTGCAACCCCAGTGCCCCAGTTCCCAAAACTACAGCCTTATCCCTCTGGAGCCCCTAGTCACTCTCACGTTCTGCCCAGAGTTCCACCTAGTTGTGGATGCTGAAGTTTAATCCCTTCAGGGGCAGCATGGTGGGAAGGCAAGGGACACAGCTTAGCAAGGGGATTTCTTATCCACAGTCACTTTACTCTTATAAGTGCTCGAGAGTTATGAATCTTTGCAAACTGACAAACAGTCCTCAGATGCCCCCTCCCCTACTCATCCCTTCTGGGAGGCCGAAGTCTGCATGTCAGGCCAGGCAGAAtccctcttgccttctgtctctccctccagcccagacttCTGGCGTGTGATGACCCCACTTCTCTGAGAGCACCCTCTCTAAAATACAGTCTTACTCCCTTTAACCCTGTGCCCAGACTGAGAAACTCCAGTCCTGCCCCTCCAGTCAGGCATCTGTAGAGAGTTACTTGCGAGACGGCTAGGACCAGCAGTGAGAGGCAATCCATGCTGATGGTCCTAGATTGCTTGGATGGCTCCTCAGTCAGTCATTCAGCTACGAGTCCAGCACCTTGCTTGAGCCAGGCTCCTGGCTGGACTGCAGCGTAATAGACTGGACCTTGTCAAGGCCAGCTGGTTCTTCAACACGGAATACAAAATGGCAGTCAGCCCACACTAGGGAAGCTGGGGTCGTTACAGCCCTTGGTGGAGAGGCTGAATGAGCAGGAGACAAGGAGAGGGTGTGTAAGGTGCTGGCTGAGCCCAGCTGAAATAAATAGCTAGGAGCGGAGAGCAGGGTTTGCTGGGGAGTCGAGGGGTGGTCTCAAAACACTGCCAGACTCCGTTCTCCTCCTTGGGAGAGCTGGGTGGGTGGCAagtgcagctcccactgattggAGCCAATTCTCCCCTGAAGAAAGAACCTTGTGTCCCTCCTGGAGCTGCGGAGCAGGCAGTGGGCGACCTGGCCCCGAGGTCAGCCAGGATTAAGCCTTGCGCTGACACCTGACCTTTTGCCAGTTTCCTGCTATCTGAAGTTCCTTTCCCAGCATTGCCTGTGATTAGACATCTCCATTCTAATCAGTGATGTCACAGACTGACATGATACCAGGAGTGTCCATGGCAGTAAATTGTCAAACCTGAGTACTGGGTGGCTGGTTTATAAAGGCagacctgccccttcctccaaCTCTGACTAAAGTCCTGCCTGCATCCCAGCCGTCCTGCACCCGCTCAGGGACTACCCTGCCTGAGCCTCTCCCCTGTCTCATGCCTGCTGTGCCCCAAGACCTGGAACAGCCTCACTTTCCCCTTTCCAGCCTCCCCTTAAACTGCACTTTCCCCAGTGCTGATAGCTCCCCCGCCGCAGCCTCCTCGTGCCCGTGTGGATGGTGAGCTCCTGGGCCTGTGTCCTGTGCTGGCCCATTGGGGCTGGGTGAGCCACATGGGCTCGTCCGTTAGGGTTAGGCCAGGACCGTCAGTGGATTCCCTCTGTACCAGATAGGGCAGGAGGGCTGCCATTTGGTTAAAAGCAGCAGCACATGCGCTGTCCACCCCACGCCTGCTTGGGGATGGCTCTCTCCTGGTACCCTGCCCTGGGAGAGCGCTCTCTCCTGCCTGCTCTGGGGATGGGAGGTTGCATGGTGGGTGTGCTGCACATGAGCCAGCGGTGGAGATTTTCCATCTCACTTGCCCTCATCTGCTCTCCTGCAGGTGCAGACTGTGATGTGGGTGCTGCAGCCCGATTTATCGCCAGCCTCTTCCTGTCGTGCAATGAGACCCCCCAGAAACTGATCTACCACCACTTCACCACcgccacagacacacacagtgtgCGGGGCGTATTCCACATGGTGATGGACACCATCATCCAGGAAAACCTGGAGGCAGCAGCTCTGCTGTGAAGTGCAGGCAGGTGCAGCTGGGGGGCGGCTTGCTGCTAGAGTTCAAGTGAGATGCCGTATGCTACAGATGGAGCTGCTGAGTGGGCAGAAGAGGGACATATGATGGGATCAAAGGACCTGCCTGGCTCCTGGCACCATCATCCCTAAGCCTTCTGGGACTAACTCCTTCCACTTGGCTCCATGTGGGATAAGgacctctccccccttcccccacaggttgaggtggcaCTACGCCCATGCATGGTGACTCTAATCCctaaggggcagggctgaggtggggtATGTGGGGTTGTACATGTGCTTTGAATCTCCCATTTTCCTCTGCACTGGGCACTGCCCCATgacagcagctcctgcccccagcctgtgCTGTGTCCTGACAGTGCTCAGGTTAAAGACAGAGGGGAGGTGGGTGCTACCTCTGagtggcctggcctggcctggcgcgTTTCACTAGCCCCACACGGAACCGGTTGGGGCTaagcagtgctgggggcaggCTCTCCGCAGGAGCAGTTGGAGCCTCCAACTTCAAACCAAGGGCTAGCCTCTCCCtgagcccctggggcagccctaGCTAGGGATGGTCAGGGGGCCCAGCAGAGGCTCTGTCCCACCCGCTTCACCCCTTCTCAGTTAATTGGGCTGGGGTAGAAGCCCCCCCCTGCCCACAGGAGCCTGCTGCCTTCTCCCagcctgcaggggggaggagaccTGGATCCAGACCCCTTGTGAGTGACTCTTGAGCTCCCTGCCACTGCTGTGAGATGTAAATAAATGCTGTTTCCACCCCCCATCTGCACACTAAAGGCgggaaggagggcagagctggctgaATGGATGGCATTTGGGACAGGGCAGGGAGGTAAGATCACTGCCTGATGCTGTGACTAGGAGGCTGCTGGGGTCTGGGTCCTGCATCTCTCGGGCTGGCCAGTGAGTGGTCTCATGCTGAGGGGTGGTCGTGGGGGCTGGAGCGCTGCTCAGCCTGCCctggctggtggggtggggggcaaattTCCAGCTGTGGCCCCTCCCTCCTAGCCCAGCCCCTCAGGGATCCCCAAGGGGTGAGCAGGGTGGAAGGCAGCTCCCTCCAGGGGGAAGCAGGTGTGAGCAGAACTGTGGGGGCAGAGCGCTACTGGGGctggcatcccccccccccatgacaggcaggagagagagatgagaTGGTTTAAAGGTGCCTTTATTGTCAGCTGCAGACGATAAGGTGCTGCTCCCCCATAGCGGGGGGATTAGGTGCTGGTACAGTCTGAGGGGTCGAGGGAGATGGTGACATCAGCCTTGCAC from Malaclemys terrapin pileata isolate rMalTer1 chromosome 13, rMalTer1.hap1, whole genome shotgun sequence includes:
- the LOC128847596 gene encoding guanine nucleotide-binding protein G(o) subunit alpha-like isoform X2, translating into MKIIHSQGFSPEELADFKPAVLDNLLSSMKFVLHGMGTLHIDLANSKNQVHARSVLSCSHCLDETQMVLPWVSDALCCLWADDGVQAATRRGYEYGLNDSALYFFENMERLVHPEFQPTPNDVLRVRLRTSGIVETHFRIKDLVFRLYDVGGQRSERRKWLGCFEDMRAVLFVASLSAYDEALPEEPALNRLLESMKLFSSVCNNVFFQSTSLILFLNKIDLLQEKILRLGRHLRLFFPQYTGADCDVGAAARFIASLFLSCNETPQKLIYHHFTTATDTHSVRGVFHMVMDTIIQENLEAAALL
- the LOC128847596 gene encoding guanine nucleotide-binding protein G(o) subunit alpha-like isoform X1; this encodes MGLCLGSRGAAQRSAARGRSRRIERELYEQAKRELGAVRILLLGSAESGKSTLVKQMKIIHSQGFSPEELADFKPAVLDNLLSSMKFVLHGMGTLHIDLANSKNQVHARSVLSCSHCLDETQMVLPWVSDALCCLWADDGVQAATRRGYEYGLNDSALYFFENMERLVHPEFQPTPNDVLRVRLRTSGIVETHFRIKDLVFRLYDVGGQRSERRKWLGCFEDMRAVLFVASLSAYDEALPEEPALNRLLESMKLFSSVCNNVFFQSTSLILFLNKIDLLQEKILRLGRHLRLFFPQYTGADCDVGAAARFIASLFLSCNETPQKLIYHHFTTATDTHSVRGVFHMVMDTIIQENLEAAALL
- the LOC128847596 gene encoding guanine nucleotide-binding protein G(o) subunit alpha-like isoform X3, which codes for MSPFCVSLSLQPAVLDNLLSSMKFVLHGMGTLHIDLANSKNQVHARSVLSCSHCLDETQMVLPWVSDALCCLWADDGVQAATRRGYEYGLNDSALYFFENMERLVHPEFQPTPNDVLRVRLRTSGIVETHFRIKDLVFRLYDVGGQRSERRKWLGCFEDMRAVLFVASLSAYDEALPEEPALNRLLESMKLFSSVCNNVFFQSTSLILFLNKIDLLQEKILRLGRHLRLFFPQYTGADCDVGAAARFIASLFLSCNETPQKLIYHHFTTATDTHSVRGVFHMVMDTIIQENLEAAALL